A single region of the Paludibacter jiangxiensis genome encodes:
- a CDS encoding sensor histidine kinase, translated as MKKLLFKYYIPLFFIFSFAVLAFQYNREKQYKADMLNTLLGDTNDMIYNYFESKNGSLAHIDSLIAIFPHSDIRVTIIDLKGSVVYDNAIQDVMHMENHLSRKEVKLALQNGNGSDIRTSHTNQRRYYYHATKFGNCYVRSSLPYDVNISSLLRPDNLFLYFWLALTFIIAAVLFYISNKFSIKLNREQIEHDAMVRRRLTHQVAHELKTPLSSIIGYMETLHDNPDIAPERQRFFIERSHAQAERLNSLLQDILMLNQINEAPQSVQMEPVHLNKVVQTVLDDVELKLQEKNIEVYTSFGGDIWLKANTILLYSIFRNLIDNAIAYAGENIKINLTLTGEDAKCYHFAFSDNGIGVAPEHLPFLFDRFYRVDKGRSRKTGGTGLGLSIVKNAVELHRGTITVKNKNGGGLEFIFSLHK; from the coding sequence ATGAAAAAATTACTTTTCAAATATTACATTCCGCTGTTTTTTATCTTCTCATTTGCTGTACTTGCGTTTCAATACAACCGTGAGAAGCAATACAAAGCCGACATGCTCAACACGTTGCTTGGTGATACCAACGACATGATATACAATTATTTTGAAAGCAAAAACGGATCGTTGGCACACATAGATTCCCTCATTGCAATATTTCCGCACAGCGATATCAGGGTTACCATTATCGACCTCAAAGGCAGCGTGGTATACGACAATGCCATCCAGGATGTCATGCATATGGAAAACCACCTTTCGCGCAAAGAGGTAAAACTGGCGTTGCAAAATGGAAACGGATCGGATATCCGCACATCACATACCAATCAGAGACGTTATTATTATCATGCCACCAAATTCGGCAATTGTTATGTTCGTTCATCATTGCCTTACGATGTGAACATTTCATCATTGTTGCGGCCTGACAATCTATTCCTCTATTTTTGGTTGGCACTGACCTTTATCATCGCTGCCGTTTTGTTTTACATCTCGAATAAATTTTCCATCAAACTGAACAGAGAACAAATAGAACATGACGCCATGGTACGCCGTCGCTTGACGCACCAGGTGGCTCACGAGCTGAAAACTCCGCTCAGCAGCATAATCGGTTATATGGAAACGTTGCACGACAATCCGGACATTGCTCCCGAACGTCAACGCTTCTTCATCGAACGCAGTCATGCTCAGGCCGAACGCTTGAATTCTCTTCTGCAGGACATTCTGATGCTCAATCAAATAAACGAAGCTCCTCAATCGGTACAGATGGAACCGGTTCATTTAAACAAGGTAGTCCAGACGGTATTAGACGATGTGGAACTCAAACTACAAGAAAAGAATATTGAAGTCTACACGTCATTCGGGGGAGATATCTGGCTAAAAGCCAATACCATTCTGCTGTATTCTATTTTTAGAAATCTGATTGACAATGCAATTGCCTATGCCGGTGAAAATATAAAAATCAATCTCACGCTCACCGGAGAAGATGCCAAATGTTATCATTTTGCATTCTCTGACAACGGTATCGGAGTAGCACCGGAACACCTTCCTTTCCTATTCGACCGTTTCTACCGTGTTGATAAAGGACGTTCGCGCAAGACAGGCGGCACCGGTTTGGGATTGTCCATTGTAAAAAATGCCGTTGAACTGCACCGGGGAACCATCACGGTAAAGAACAAGAACGGAGGAGGACTGGAATTTATATTTTCGCTTCACAAATAA
- a CDS encoding LysR substrate-binding domain-containing protein, whose protein sequence is MDYREKVFMAVAERLNITRAAESLYISQPAVTKHIHELEQRIGIALLVRKGNKIFLTQAGEILYNRLGTIENLYNELDFELSSLKGESEGSLRLGASSTIAQYVIPELLAKFHKRYPKVTLSMVAGNSKQVESLLINNEIDVALVENSSGIQELRYTAFAKDEIVAVTGSKSIYAQKDSISTAELMSAPIILREQGSGTLETLMQAFAQNNIDGSLLHAAAYLGATEAIKQFLDYYDSIAFISRFAIRKEVKARSLKILQIPGLSIFRQFRIAERIGPQLTAQSLFIDFLFKNTIKAGI, encoded by the coding sequence ATGGATTACCGAGAAAAAGTATTCATGGCAGTAGCCGAACGGCTCAACATTACCAGAGCTGCCGAAAGCCTGTATATATCCCAACCTGCAGTGACAAAACACATTCACGAACTGGAGCAGAGAATAGGCATAGCTCTGCTTGTCAGAAAAGGCAACAAGATTTTTTTAACCCAGGCAGGAGAAATCTTATACAATCGGTTAGGGACAATTGAAAATCTGTATAACGAGCTCGATTTTGAACTAAGCTCTCTGAAAGGTGAAAGCGAAGGTTCGCTTCGTTTGGGCGCCAGTTCCACCATTGCTCAATATGTAATACCTGAACTTTTGGCAAAATTCCATAAACGCTATCCCAAAGTCACGCTTTCAATGGTGGCAGGAAATTCAAAACAAGTTGAATCCCTTTTAATTAATAATGAAATTGATGTTGCTTTAGTCGAAAATAGTTCCGGAATACAGGAATTAAGATATACTGCATTTGCAAAAGACGAGATTGTGGCTGTCACAGGCTCAAAAAGCATTTACGCTCAAAAGGACAGCATAAGTACTGCAGAACTAATGTCGGCCCCCATCATCCTGCGCGAGCAAGGCTCCGGCACTTTGGAAACCCTGATGCAGGCTTTCGCTCAAAACAACATTGATGGGTCATTGCTGCACGCTGCAGCATATCTGGGAGCCACCGAAGCTATTAAGCAATTTCTGGATTACTATGACAGCATTGCCTTCATATCAAGATTTGCCATACGAAAAGAGGTAAAAGCAAGATCTTTAAAAATCCTCCAGATTCCGGGTTTATCAATTTTCCGACAATTCCGCATTGCCGAACGAATAGGTCCCCAACTAACAGCACAGTCATTGTTTATCGATTTCCTTTTTAAGAACACTATCAAGGCCGGAATATAA
- a CDS encoding DEAD/DEAH box helicase yields MTFEELGIREDILKAISELGYEQPMPIQEKVIPVLLNNEHDVVGLAQTGTGKTAAFGLPVLQKTDVKLRQPQTLILCPTRELCLQIADDLLEYSKYINDLKVLPVYGGSSIESQIRSLRKGVHIVVATPGRLLDLMKRGTVKLEAIRNVVMDEADEMLNMGFTESINAILAEIPKDRNTLLFSATMPPEIARIAKNYMNNPQEIVVGNRNESTNNVKHRFYMVHAKDKYLALKRIADFYPNIYGIVFCRTRKETQEIADALIRDGYNADSLHGDLSQPQRDLVMQKFRIRNLQILVATDVAARGLDVNDLTHVINYGLPEDSDIYNHRSGRTGRAGKTGISIAIIHIKEKNRLRDIERKIGKQFEAGTVPTGKAICEKQIISLADKLEKVKVNEEEIAELLPSVFRKLDWLTKEDLIKRLVSLEFNRMFEYYRDATELDIPDERGGRRERGERGDRRSGGAGFARLFVNYGKTDGVFPAHFIDIINENVPRRVEIGKIDILQNFSFIEVEEQSADIVINSLNKIKGLDRKMVVERAQPEGYHGAKKRKFQHEKKERGGWKKNR; encoded by the coding sequence ATGACATTTGAAGAATTAGGGATAAGAGAAGACATACTAAAAGCCATCAGCGAATTAGGTTATGAGCAACCGATGCCCATTCAGGAAAAAGTAATTCCGGTTTTACTCAACAACGAGCACGACGTCGTCGGCTTGGCTCAAACCGGAACGGGCAAAACAGCTGCATTCGGGCTTCCGGTACTCCAAAAGACCGACGTCAAACTACGTCAACCCCAGACGTTGATCCTCTGCCCTACCCGCGAGCTCTGCTTGCAAATTGCCGACGATTTATTGGAATACTCCAAATATATAAATGATTTGAAGGTGCTTCCTGTATACGGAGGCTCCAGCATCGAAAGCCAAATCCGCTCTCTGCGCAAAGGCGTACACATCGTCGTTGCAACCCCGGGCCGCTTACTCGACCTGATGAAACGCGGCACCGTGAAACTGGAAGCCATCCGCAACGTTGTGATGGATGAAGCCGACGAAATGCTCAACATGGGCTTTACCGAAAGCATTAACGCTATTTTGGCCGAAATACCCAAAGACCGTAACACTCTGCTCTTTTCGGCAACCATGCCTCCCGAGATTGCCCGCATTGCTAAAAACTACATGAACAATCCGCAGGAGATTGTGGTAGGCAACCGTAATGAGAGCACTAATAACGTAAAACACCGTTTTTACATGGTGCATGCCAAAGATAAATATCTGGCATTAAAGCGCATTGCCGATTTTTATCCAAACATCTACGGAATCGTATTCTGCCGTACACGTAAAGAGACACAGGAAATTGCCGACGCTCTGATTCGTGACGGATACAATGCCGACTCTCTGCACGGGGACTTGTCGCAACCACAGCGCGACCTTGTGATGCAGAAATTCCGCATCCGCAACCTCCAAATTCTGGTCGCTACCGACGTAGCCGCACGCGGATTGGATGTAAATGATCTGACTCACGTCATCAACTACGGGCTGCCGGAAGACAGCGACATATACAATCACCGTAGCGGACGTACAGGACGTGCCGGAAAAACCGGTATCTCTATTGCCATCATCCATATCAAAGAAAAAAACCGTTTACGCGATATCGAACGGAAAATTGGGAAACAGTTCGAAGCAGGTACCGTTCCTACAGGCAAAGCCATCTGCGAAAAGCAGATCATCAGCCTGGCAGACAAACTTGAAAAAGTAAAGGTTAACGAAGAGGAAATTGCAGAACTACTGCCTTCCGTTTTCCGCAAACTCGACTGGTTGACAAAAGAAGATTTGATAAAGCGTCTGGTTTCGTTGGAGTTCAACCGCATGTTCGAATATTACCGAGATGCAACCGAACTGGATATTCCGGATGAAAGAGGAGGAAGACGTGAAAGAGGAGAACGTGGTGACAGACGTTCCGGTGGAGCCGGATTTGCCCGCTTGTTCGTTAATTACGGAAAAACCGATGGAGTTTTTCCTGCTCATTTCATCGACATCATCAACGAAAACGTTCCCCGCCGGGTAGAAATCGGCAAAATAGATATTCTGCAAAACTTCTCATTTATTGAAGTGGAAGAACAATCGGCCGATATCGTGATCAACTCGCTGAACAAAATAAAAGGACTTGATCGCAAAATGGTAGTGGAACGTGCTCAGCCAGAAGGTTATCATGGCGCAAAAAAACGCAAATTTCAGCACGAGAAGAAAGAAAGAGGCGGTTGGAAAAAGAATCGCTAA
- a CDS encoding winged helix-turn-helix domain-containing protein → MEKSYKLLIVEDEPDLCEILQFNLESEGYTVDIANSAEEALTKNLAQYDLLLLDVMMGQMSGFKLAQLLKSKPETKHIPIIFLTARVTENDVLTGFNTGADDYILKPFSIKVVAARIKAVLSRTRSGNAQSNELVRFETMEIDLNAKQVSIAGKSIELTKTEFELLALFVQNPTKVFSRESILTQVWTEDVYVTDRTVDVHITRLRKKIEPYGKNIVTRSGYGYCFL, encoded by the coding sequence ATGGAAAAAAGCTATAAATTATTAATCGTCGAAGACGAGCCCGATCTTTGCGAAATTCTACAGTTTAACCTCGAAAGTGAAGGATACACCGTAGATATTGCCAATTCGGCAGAAGAAGCCCTAACTAAAAACCTGGCACAGTACGATTTACTCCTACTGGATGTGATGATGGGGCAAATGAGCGGTTTCAAATTGGCTCAGCTGTTGAAATCCAAACCGGAAACGAAACATATTCCGATCATTTTTCTGACGGCGCGGGTAACCGAAAATGATGTATTAACCGGTTTCAACACAGGAGCTGACGATTACATTCTCAAACCATTTTCCATTAAGGTAGTAGCAGCCCGCATTAAAGCTGTCCTTAGCCGAACACGTTCGGGCAATGCCCAATCCAATGAGCTTGTTCGGTTTGAAACGATGGAAATTGACCTCAACGCCAAGCAGGTAAGCATTGCCGGCAAATCCATTGAACTGACAAAAACCGAATTTGAATTACTGGCACTTTTCGTACAAAATCCCACCAAGGTATTTTCCAGAGAAAGCATCTTAACACAGGTGTGGACCGAAGATGTGTATGTAACCGATCGCACGGTTGATGTGCATATTACGCGATTGAGAAAGAAGATTGAGCCTTACGGCAAAAACATAGTAACACGTTCCGGATACGGATATTGCTTTTTATAG
- a CDS encoding helix-turn-helix domain-containing protein, protein MCQILKAAAYCEMKELDSASHIINSITVKEIKSDPRLEFWYMSIRGLISFRMEKYSAAYKELTQTLRGSFSEERALALNKRILGRLCLESKAYKQAIDWMDQSSQHFTRVGLDKGVGVNERIIAHYYFRSDNLPEALTHLTRSEAELKKSDDKEELFYLYIDWIDFYVKDKDFDNALRYASLAYQNSLELKNNSMVALALTNYGEIEIHRNRFDNAIGYLRKAMAYYPNYRSQRGRIIASLDLSHAHAGLSQMSEALKYAQQAVYFVANSGQMQLQENAYEVLAHLHEKLHNDHLAYCYLDSAMQLKDCSNSYVSDLNKAYQYSKTGLDSMSFKVMMLQQSRKKQLVIELQIMFVLLIIITLLFITSRLMKKKNAALVKKNMEMLEERKHYSALLQQNTTIKKKNKSETDSEKLDLLYGKLIKWLEEGKRFTQSDISLDVASKELNTNRDYLSKAINERFGRFTDLVNKYRIEEAISLLSDSQKKTSQYKLTIIASQVGFNSSSAFIEAFKKQTHLTPVQFRKNITQSL, encoded by the coding sequence ATGTGTCAGATTCTGAAAGCTGCGGCCTATTGCGAGATGAAAGAGCTTGACAGTGCTTCTCATATTATTAACAGCATTACTGTAAAAGAGATCAAAAGCGACCCGCGACTGGAATTTTGGTATATGAGTATCAGGGGGCTTATTTCTTTTCGGATGGAGAAATACTCGGCTGCATATAAAGAACTTACTCAAACTCTCCGTGGGTCTTTTTCGGAAGAGAGGGCTCTCGCTCTGAATAAACGCATTCTCGGTCGTCTTTGCTTGGAATCGAAAGCTTACAAGCAGGCGATAGACTGGATGGATCAGTCGTCTCAACATTTCACTCGTGTTGGATTGGACAAAGGTGTTGGGGTTAATGAGCGTATTATTGCGCATTATTATTTTAGGAGTGATAATCTACCTGAGGCTCTAACCCACTTAACACGATCTGAAGCAGAATTAAAAAAGTCGGATGATAAAGAAGAATTGTTCTATTTGTACATTGATTGGATTGATTTTTATGTAAAGGATAAAGATTTTGATAACGCATTACGATATGCATCTCTTGCTTACCAAAACAGCTTGGAGTTGAAAAACAACAGCATGGTTGCTTTGGCGCTTACAAATTACGGTGAAATTGAAATTCATCGTAACCGATTTGACAATGCAATCGGTTATCTCCGAAAAGCAATGGCTTATTATCCAAATTATCGTTCGCAACGAGGGCGTATTATCGCATCGTTGGATTTATCTCACGCACATGCCGGGTTGAGTCAGATGAGCGAGGCATTGAAGTATGCTCAACAAGCTGTTTATTTTGTTGCAAATAGCGGACAGATGCAGCTTCAGGAAAATGCCTATGAGGTTTTGGCTCATTTGCATGAAAAACTGCATAACGATCATCTGGCTTACTGTTATCTTGATTCAGCCATGCAGTTAAAAGATTGTTCCAATTCGTACGTGTCAGATCTTAATAAAGCATATCAATATTCTAAGACAGGATTGGATAGTATGTCTTTTAAGGTTATGATGCTTCAGCAGAGCCGTAAGAAACAATTGGTAATTGAGTTACAGATAATGTTTGTTCTTCTGATCATTATCACATTGTTATTTATCACTTCTCGTTTGATGAAGAAAAAAAACGCAGCTTTGGTAAAGAAGAATATGGAAATGCTGGAAGAACGAAAGCATTATTCTGCTCTCTTGCAACAGAATACGACGATTAAGAAAAAAAACAAAAGTGAAACTGATAGCGAAAAGTTGGATTTGCTTTACGGAAAGCTCATAAAATGGTTGGAAGAGGGGAAAAGATTCACGCAAAGTGACATTTCGTTGGATGTAGCTTCGAAAGAACTGAATACGAACAGGGATTATCTTTCAAAAGCTATTAATGAGCGCTTCGGCAGGTTTACCGATTTAGTGAATAAATATCGCATAGAAGAAGCAATTTCATTGCTGTCTGACTCGCAAAAAAAGACATCGCAATACAAACTTACAATTATAGCCTCTCAGGTCGGATTCAACTCCAGTTCTGCTTTTATTGAAGCTTTCAAGAAGCAAACACACCTCACTCCGGTGCAGTTTAGGAAAAATATTACTCAGTCTTTGTAG
- a CDS encoding BlaI/MecI/CopY family transcriptional regulator: protein MTQLTKAEEQVMQILWSLGEGIVQDVRQAFPDPKPSRNTISTVIRILEQKGFVEHKAYGRTYLYFPKVAKAEYTKKQMFSMIHNYFNGSFASMASFFVKENDLSMTELDELLSQIKRNIDH from the coding sequence ATGACACAACTAACAAAAGCAGAAGAACAAGTGATGCAAATCCTTTGGAGCCTGGGAGAAGGAATTGTTCAGGATGTCCGACAGGCCTTTCCGGACCCGAAGCCTTCACGAAATACGATTTCTACCGTTATACGCATTCTGGAACAAAAAGGATTTGTCGAACACAAGGCGTATGGAAGAACGTACCTGTACTTCCCCAAAGTAGCGAAAGCAGAATACACGAAGAAACAGATGTTCTCCATGATCCACAACTATTTTAACGGATCGTTTGCTTCCATGGCCTCTTTCTTTGTGAAAGAAAACGATTTATCGATGACTGAACTTGACGAATTACTGAGCCAGATTAAAAGAAACATAGACCACTAA
- a CDS encoding M56 family metallopeptidase, with translation MNPLFDYLLKSVLWLCSFYVVYHFLLRKETFCKFNRFFLLTGIFASLIMPLIVVYHTIYTTVSVEDPLPVIATIPAIQAEPTMSFREVIQNTAILLYGVCLAYFIIRTAINLTPILKEIRKHQGNDALIHSRTFSSPFSFGKYIFIPESLSEQERELILAHEYTHTNELHYLDLWVTKAVCILQFFNPIAWLYAKAVQENCEFIADHQTFRNTTLKDEYLQLLIKYSVGHHLNPIALHFSFPLIFKRIKIMKQKQSSKLASLKSLMVVPLAGLIMVGFAQTKIVETKTVVKQQKASQPAASKTKVKPSTTQSESPSQQTDSQKATNQKGNETQQAGQDKKGANSVDEVVVVGYGAPETNDQQTSKRSDEVFTVVEELPKFADGPVQAFLAKNIRYPVEAQKNNIQGRVICQFIVETDGSISSVQVIRSIDPLLDAEACRVLYTMPKWIPGKQRGQIVRVKYTLPITFKLNK, from the coding sequence ATGAACCCACTATTCGATTATTTACTCAAATCTGTGCTTTGGCTGTGCTCTTTCTATGTGGTGTATCATTTCCTTCTCCGCAAAGAAACCTTCTGCAAATTCAACCGATTCTTTTTACTTACCGGCATATTTGCATCCTTAATAATGCCGTTGATAGTAGTCTATCATACAATTTACACTACCGTCAGTGTAGAGGATCCATTGCCCGTTATAGCAACAATACCGGCGATACAAGCAGAACCAACGATGTCGTTTCGGGAAGTCATTCAGAACACAGCCATCCTGTTGTATGGAGTCTGTCTTGCCTATTTCATCATCAGGACTGCGATCAATCTTACGCCCATCCTGAAAGAGATCAGGAAGCACCAAGGGAATGACGCATTGATACATAGCCGGACATTTTCCTCTCCCTTTTCTTTTGGCAAATACATCTTTATTCCGGAAAGTCTTTCGGAACAAGAACGCGAACTGATTCTTGCTCATGAATATACGCATACCAATGAATTACACTATTTGGATTTATGGGTGACAAAGGCCGTTTGTATTCTCCAGTTTTTTAATCCGATTGCATGGCTTTATGCAAAAGCGGTTCAGGAAAACTGTGAATTCATTGCAGATCATCAAACATTCCGGAACACAACGTTGAAAGACGAGTATCTCCAACTTCTCATAAAATACAGTGTAGGACATCATCTAAATCCGATCGCATTACACTTTTCTTTTCCATTAATCTTTAAACGCATTAAAATCATGAAACAAAAACAATCCAGCAAACTCGCGAGTTTGAAAAGCCTAATGGTCGTTCCATTGGCGGGCCTTATTATGGTTGGCTTTGCCCAGACCAAAATTGTCGAAACCAAGACGGTGGTTAAACAACAGAAAGCAAGCCAGCCGGCTGCATCTAAAACAAAAGTGAAACCGTCGACCACGCAATCAGAAAGCCCATCACAGCAAACAGATTCACAAAAAGCTACAAACCAAAAAGGTAATGAGACACAGCAAGCGGGACAAGATAAAAAAGGTGCAAATAGTGTCGACGAAGTAGTAGTCGTGGGATACGGCGCACCTGAAACCAATGATCAACAGACAAGCAAAAGATCTGACGAAGTATTTACTGTGGTAGAAGAGTTGCCAAAATTTGCGGATGGTCCTGTTCAGGCGTTTCTGGCAAAAAATATACGCTACCCAGTGGAAGCTCAAAAAAACAATATACAGGGTCGTGTAATCTGCCAGTTCATAGTAGAAACAGACGGATCAATCAGTAGCGTACAAGTTATCAGAAGTATCGACCCATTGCTTGATGCCGAAGCCTGCCGGGTATTATACACAATGCCCAAATGGATACCGGGAAAACAAAGAGGCCAAATTGTAAGAGTTAAATACACACTCCCCATTACTTTCAAGCTCAACAAGTAA